GCGGCCGGCAACGGCAACATCCGCTCCGTTGGCCGTGACGGCCTGGGCGGGACGGGTTCCGAGCAGGTTGGTCAGCGTGCCATCGGCGGCGACGTTCCAGCTCAGCTTGCCTTCCTTCACGTTGATCGTGTCGACCGTGTAGAAGGTCTTGAGGATCTCCTCATCGGTGCGCAGACCGAGGGCGCGGAGGAAGATGGTTCCGAGGAACTTGCGCTTGCGATCGATGCGGACGTAGAGGGTGTTCTTCTGGTCGTACTCGAACTCGACCCACGAACCGCGGTACGGAATGATCTTTCCGAGGAAGTAGCTGCGGTTGTTCGCCGTCTCGAAGAAGACGCCGGGCGAACGGTGGAGCTGCGAGACGATGACGCGTTCCGTGCCGTTGACGATGAAGGTGCCGTTCTGACTCATGAGCGGGATGTCGCCGAAGAAGACTTCCTGCTCCTTCATGTCGCGCAGGCTCTTGACGCCGGTCTCTGGGTCCTTGTCGTAGATCTTGAGGCGGATGGTGACCTTGAGCGGGGCCGAGTAGGTCATGCCGCGCTCTTCGCACTCTGCCTGGTCGTACTTCAACTGCAGGCCGACGGGATCGCCGCACTTGGTGCAGAAGTCAGGGGTGTTCTTGTTGTAGGTTCCGCAGAAGTTGCAGAGCACGTCGCCCGGGTGGAAGGGGTCGGTGATGACCATGTGGCCGCATGTGGTGCAGGCCGTGCGGAGGTGGTTGAGACCCTTGAGGTAGCCGCACTTGCACTCCCAGTTACCGATGGAGAAGTCGACGAACTCGAGTTCGGAGACGTTCCTAAAGTCGGTGATGGGAAATACCGATGTAAAGACGGACTGGAGGCCGTTGTCCTCGCGCTCCTGCGGAAGCTTGTCCATCTGCAGGAAACGCTCATAGCTGCGACGCTGAACCTCGATGAGGTTCGGAATCTGGATGGAGGTAGGGATTTTGGAAAAATCGAGACGGCTGCGGATCGCGCGCATTTCGCTGGGCATGCTTTCTCCTGAAACGGACTTCGAGGCCTCTTGACTCGATCCGCCGGCATCGTAGGGATGACGACCGGTGAACCGACTCGCAAGGGTGGAAGGCTGACGGGCAGCCCTCCGGGTTTACTTCTGACTGCGCCCTGAATCTCTTCGGGTGGCTTCGCCCTCGATGCGAAGTTCCCCGTGCGCATGACTGGTTTCGGCGAATCGTGCCGAACGTTCTAAACTCTGAAAACTCTCTGGCTAAACTTTTACTTTCGTACCGCGGGCTTTGCTGCTATAAACACTGCGTCTGCTCCTGCACTCAGCAACGAGCGGGCGCGAAGGCTCTTTCCAAACCAATTCGGATCTCCGGGTTATGGGTTATACGGAAAGACGACAATGCGCCCGAATGGGAACGTGCCCACGAGCGCAGATAGAAGCCGCAGATTGGTTGGTTCAAGGTAATGGAAATGCTTGCCACTCTCTGAGGCCCGCCTGGCCCCAGGTTCGCCGCTCGCTGTTGCCCATTTCACCACATGCCTCCGCCGCTCGAGACACATAATGGCCGGCTCCTTAGCCTGTCTGCCTGACAGGATGACCCGGATATTGCAGAAGTTAGCCGCTTTTCGTCTGGAAACCCAGACTATGCTCCCCAGCGCGTGGCTGGATGGGCATCCGAACTAAGTTTTGGTTGTTGTGTTGCCGGGATATCCCGTCTGCACGCCGAAGCAGAACGCATACCCTCTCCATAGGAGAGAATACCGCGTTCCGCTTCAACGTGCAAGTGGGGTGATCCGTTACTTGATTTCGACAGTCGCGATGCCATCGAACTTCTTCGCGATGGCGGCCGCATCTTCCTTCGAAACGTTCTCCTTCAGGGGCTTGGGAGCTCCGTCGACCAGGTCCTTGGCTTCCTTCAGGCCAAGAGCGGTGACTTCGCGCACAGCCTTGATGGTCGAGATCTTGTTCGCGCCGGCATCCTTGAGGATGACGGTGAACTCGGTCTTCTCTTCCACCGGAGCCGCTGCTGCCGCGCCGCCGCCTGCTGCCGGGGCTGCTGCTGCCGCTGCTGCCGAGACGCCGAGACGGGTCTCAAGGGCCTTGACCAGAGCCGAAGCTTCGAGGAGGCTGAGGTTTACGATCGAGTCTTCAATCTGCTGAATGTCCATGTTCTTCTCCGTATATAGTTCGAAATCGTTGCTGCTGATTACTTCTCCGAAGCCCGACTGCGCTCCGGCTGCTCACTCCCACCCGGGTTTCCGTTGCGCCCAGACCGGCGCACCCGGGAAGGAAGAGCGAACTTGTTTAGCCTTCGACCGGATCGGTCGTGGCTGCTTCGCCAGCCTGCGAGGCCGTGCCATTCTCAGGCTGCGCTTCCGCGGCAGCTTCGACAGCATGCGTCTCGGCTACCAGCTCGCCAGCTTCAGCAGGAGCTTCAACCGCAGGAGCCTCGGCAACCGGTGCGGGAGCAGATGCCACCGCAGCAGGCTCAGCCGAACCGGCGAACTTGCCCTTCTCGACGCCCTGGCCGATGACGACCGCGAGGTCGCGTCCGGTGGCGTTGATGACGGTCGCCAAACGCTGCGCCGGCGACTGGATGAGGAACAGGAGCTTCGCGTACAGCTCTTCCTTACCCGGCATCGTGGCGAGTGCGTTGACTTCTTCAACCGTGATCACCTTGCCGTCGACGATGCCCAGCTTGAACGTGAACTCCGAGTTGTCCTTCACCCAGGCCGAAAGCGCCTTGGCGAGCGCAACCGGATCGCCCGAGGTGTATGCGACCGACGAAACGCCCTTGAGACCCTGGAGCGCCGCTTCGATCTTGGTTCCCTGGCTCGCGCGTGCGGCCAGCTTGTTCTTCACGACGTGGTAGCTGCCACCCGCCTCGCGAACCGTCTTGCGAAGATCGAAGTCCTTCGACGCGGTCAGCGCCTTGAAGGTGCCGATGATCGCCGACGTAG
This genomic window from Granulicella sibirica contains:
- the rplL gene encoding 50S ribosomal protein L7/L12, which produces MDIQQIEDSIVNLSLLEASALVKALETRLGVSAAAAAAAPAAGGGAAAAAPVEEKTEFTVILKDAGANKISTIKAVREVTALGLKEAKDLVDGAPKPLKENVSKEDAAAIAKKFDGIATVEIK
- the rplJ gene encoding 50S ribosomal protein L10; its protein translation is MAISRAKKTQKLEKLAGELQNSTSAIIGTFKALTASKDFDLRKTVREAGGSYHVVKNKLAARASQGTKIEAALQGLKGVSSVAYTSGDPVALAKALSAWVKDNSEFTFKLGIVDGKVITVEEVNALATMPGKEELYAKLLFLIQSPAQRLATVINATGRDLAVVIGQGVEKGKFAGSAEPAAVASAPAPVAEAPAVEAPAEAGELVAETHAVEAAAEAQPENGTASQAGEAATTDPVEG